A window from Candidatus Neomarinimicrobiota bacterium encodes these proteins:
- a CDS encoding alpha/beta fold hydrolase, whose amino-acid sequence MNDLLTSRISSEPFRYDGASNSACYIIHGYTGSTFEMHGLGKFLASNGFTAVGELLPGHGTSVKDCNSKSYRDWIDAVEKGYDQLAREFQEVFVIGFSMGCTLAFHLALTRNVPGLVIMAPAMYKFKSRKVYFSPIVCHFKEYEVKRFKTTSDDQLPKFGYSVYPLKAGREVLKLTFRIRRQLHKVMAPAIIMHSTEDISAPYENGPRVYDAISSEDKQFITFNRSTHMLMYDRDKEAVWDATLQFVQDHSKVLTDAVPVPE is encoded by the coding sequence ATGAACGATCTGTTGACATCAAGAATTTCATCTGAGCCTTTCAGGTATGATGGCGCCAGTAACTCGGCGTGTTATATCATCCACGGTTACACCGGCAGCACCTTCGAAATGCACGGCCTTGGCAAATTCCTGGCGTCCAACGGTTTCACAGCCGTGGGAGAACTGCTGCCGGGACATGGGACATCTGTGAAGGACTGTAATTCAAAATCTTATCGCGACTGGATAGATGCCGTTGAAAAAGGTTATGATCAACTTGCTCGCGAATTTCAAGAAGTATTCGTTATCGGCTTTAGTATGGGTTGCACACTGGCTTTTCATCTTGCCCTAACTAGGAATGTGCCCGGTTTGGTCATCATGGCACCCGCTATGTATAAATTCAAGAGCCGAAAAGTATATTTTTCACCTATTGTGTGTCATTTTAAAGAGTATGAAGTCAAACGTTTTAAAACAACTAGTGATGACCAGTTACCAAAATTTGGTTATTCTGTTTATCCTCTCAAAGCGGGACGAGAAGTTCTGAAATTGACCTTCAGAATACGCCGTCAACTCCATAAAGTGATGGCCCCGGCTATAATCATGCATTCTACTGAGGACATTTCCGCGCCCTATGAGAACGGCCCTCGGGTCTACGACGCTATCAGTTCTGAAGATAAACAGTTCATCACATTCAACCGTTCCACACACATGCTCATGTACGACCGTGACAAGGAGGCGGTGTGGGATGCCACTTTGCAATTTGTACAGGATCATTCAAAAGTTTTAACAGATGCGGTACCAGTACCAGAGTAG
- a CDS encoding septum formation initiator family protein: MARKRLALFSKRRYHPVRRIGAPSKSKNLLPKILILGALILVVIFFFGDHGVYRLYSIKREKAYLMESIDSLRAEQEELISEKSKLENDLEYIERLARERHRMAKPGEKVFKVLEKEKR; this comes from the coding sequence ATGGCACGAAAAAGACTAGCTCTCTTTTCTAAGCGCCGGTATCACCCCGTCCGGCGAATCGGCGCCCCGTCAAAGAGCAAGAATCTTCTCCCTAAAATTCTTATTCTGGGAGCTCTCATTTTGGTGGTCATATTTTTCTTCGGAGATCACGGTGTGTACCGACTCTATTCAATCAAGAGAGAGAAGGCTTACCTGATGGAGAGTATTGATAGTTTGCGCGCTGAGCAGGAGGAATTAATTAGTGAGAAGAGCAAGCTTGAAAATGATCTGGAGTATATTGAGCGACTTGCCCGGGAACGTCACAGGATGGCAAAACCGGGAGAAAAAGTCTTTAAGGTGCTGGAAAAGGAGAAACGGTAA
- the recO gene encoding DNA repair protein RecO, with protein MALESTLAIVLKSFPYGDTSKIARCYTRDFGKLSIIAKGIKTSKTLQSGYLEPMNCLSLNFYYNPKRQLQIFSKAEFSHPLLSLKHDVKKLSYGFAVVELVDRTVTGEEPHAELFHFTEDVLDAMDKSEGHLNRLFWFFEMELLSLLGFRPHLSKCPHCQGAIESAFFSLGYGELLCGNCSSGTGTQLSQQSVTILKALKSGSLDNVGDISFGASERREVGGFLQQYFSFHIEGLSEVRSLRVMESILS; from the coding sequence ATGGCGCTTGAATCCACTCTCGCAATCGTCCTGAAGAGTTTTCCTTATGGAGATACCAGCAAAATCGCCCGGTGCTATACCCGCGATTTCGGGAAACTCTCTATCATTGCTAAGGGGATCAAGACTTCAAAGACTCTTCAGAGTGGTTACCTGGAGCCCATGAACTGTCTCTCTCTCAATTTTTACTACAATCCAAAACGGCAGCTTCAGATTTTCTCCAAAGCAGAGTTTAGCCACCCATTACTCTCTTTAAAGCATGATGTGAAAAAACTCAGTTACGGCTTTGCCGTTGTGGAGTTAGTGGACCGGACAGTTACCGGTGAAGAACCCCACGCTGAACTGTTCCATTTTACAGAAGATGTCCTTGATGCCATGGACAAAAGTGAAGGGCACCTCAACAGACTTTTCTGGTTTTTCGAAATGGAACTACTTTCATTGCTCGGTTTTCGACCGCACCTTTCTAAATGTCCCCATTGTCAGGGTGCAATTGAGAGCGCATTCTTTTCTTTGGGATACGGTGAACTGTTGTGTGGGAACTGCAGCTCCGGCACCGGAACGCAACTGTCTCAACAGTCAGTGACGATCCTGAAAGCGTTGAAAAGTGGGAGTCTTGATAATGTGGGTGATATTAGTTTTGGAGCATCAGAGAGACGGGAAGTGGGCGGCTTTTTGCAACAATATTTCAGTTTCCACATAGAAGGGCTAAGTGAGGTCCGCTCTCTACGGGTGATGGAGAGTATTCTGTCATGA
- a CDS encoding Ppx/GppA family phosphatase has protein sequence MKIASLDLGTNSLILTVAEWNGTAFTPLFEDVQVVRLGQDLAKRGSLHPEAKKRCLKELQNFSEKIAQFEIENVLAAGTAALRNAGDGVQFVQEIEDQLGFSFRIISGDEEASLTFKAIQHEFADLAQQFIMIDIGGGSSELVVGDGDIILSKTSLEVGTVSFTERFVQHDPPAIDELNAASSVIAELMHQFPAGSTSSMAVGVAGTVTTLKAVDVEMDEYDPCAVHRSQLNKDDVVRLGKLFRSMPTKQRVKIKGLPPMRADIIPMGATILETLMEELNLESVYVSDRGLRWGLLYDWIEKNG, from the coding sequence ATGAAAATCGCCTCTCTTGATCTCGGCACCAATTCACTCATATTGACTGTGGCAGAGTGGAACGGTACCGCATTTACGCCGCTCTTTGAGGATGTTCAGGTGGTCCGGCTGGGCCAGGATCTTGCAAAACGGGGTTCTCTCCACCCTGAGGCCAAAAAGCGTTGCTTGAAAGAGCTCCAAAACTTCTCAGAAAAAATAGCCCAGTTTGAGATAGAAAATGTTTTGGCGGCGGGTACCGCCGCCCTCAGAAACGCTGGCGACGGCGTTCAGTTTGTGCAAGAAATTGAAGATCAATTAGGGTTTAGCTTCAGGATCATTTCAGGAGATGAAGAAGCGAGCCTCACTTTCAAAGCAATTCAGCATGAGTTTGCCGACCTAGCCCAACAATTCATTATGATTGATATTGGCGGCGGAAGCAGTGAGCTGGTGGTTGGCGATGGTGACATAATTTTATCGAAAACCAGCCTTGAAGTAGGCACAGTTTCTTTCACGGAACGGTTTGTTCAGCATGATCCACCCGCCATTGATGAGCTCAATGCAGCTTCATCAGTCATTGCTGAACTGATGCATCAGTTTCCCGCCGGTTCTACCTCAAGCATGGCCGTAGGAGTGGCCGGAACAGTAACAACATTGAAGGCAGTGGACGTGGAGATGGATGAATATGACCCATGTGCTGTCCATCGGAGTCAATTGAATAAAGACGACGTTGTGCGTCTTGGTAAGCTTTTTAGGAGCATGCCCACAAAACAACGGGTAAAAATAAAAGGGCTCCCACCGATGCGTGCTGATATTATCCCCATGGGCGCCACCATTTTGGAGACCCTCATGGAAGAATTAAACCTGGAATCGGTCTACGTTAGTGATCGAGGGTTGAGGTGGGGATTACTTTACGACTGGATTGAGAAAAACGGCTGA
- a CDS encoding proline--tRNA ligase, with amino-acid sequence MSKGVTAKSEDYARWYTDVVTKAHLADYGPVKGTMVIRPYGFSLWELVKSAFDNRFKATGHVNAYFPLFIPKSFLSKEAEHVAGFAKECAVVTHHRLMANPDGDGLVVDPESALEEEVIIRPTSETVVWAMYKKWIQSYRDLPILINQWVNVVRWEMRTRLFLRTTEFLWQEGHTAHATASEAEEEAKKILEIYREVAEDVMAIPVFTGLKTDMEKFAGAEHTYCIEAMMGDCRALQAGTSHNLGQNFAKAFDVTFQTEDNREEYVYATSWGVSTRLIGAIVMVHGDDKGLRLPPRIAPHQVVVVPIGKSEEDMNAVLEYLSGPLEAVQAEGVRCYVDDRDGVTPGFKFNEWEMKGAPVRLEVGSRDMEKNVVTLVRRDSGEKVAVPKDKLGEEIPRLLDEIQKSLYNQAKAFRDKHTFTVESYDEFKSIIEEISGFVKCGWDGDPKTEAAIQKETKATIRCIPFEQKVGGLNCVYSGKPAKYQVLFGKAY; translated from the coding sequence ATGTCTAAAGGTGTAACAGCAAAGAGTGAAGATTATGCCCGGTGGTATACCGATGTGGTTACTAAGGCGCATCTGGCAGACTACGGCCCCGTTAAGGGGACCATGGTCATTCGGCCATATGGTTTCTCTCTTTGGGAATTGGTGAAGAGTGCCTTTGACAATCGATTTAAGGCTACGGGTCATGTGAATGCTTACTTCCCATTATTCATACCTAAATCTTTTCTCAGTAAGGAAGCAGAACACGTGGCCGGTTTTGCAAAAGAATGTGCTGTGGTTACTCATCACCGCCTCATGGCTAATCCTGATGGGGACGGTCTTGTGGTGGATCCGGAGTCGGCTTTGGAGGAAGAAGTTATCATCCGGCCCACTTCCGAAACGGTCGTCTGGGCCATGTACAAGAAGTGGATTCAGTCTTACCGTGATCTCCCGATTCTGATTAACCAGTGGGTCAATGTGGTTCGTTGGGAGATGAGGACGCGGCTCTTTCTCCGCACCACTGAATTTCTCTGGCAGGAGGGACACACCGCTCATGCCACCGCTTCAGAAGCTGAAGAAGAAGCAAAGAAGATTCTAGAGATTTACCGTGAAGTGGCGGAAGATGTCATGGCCATTCCTGTCTTCACGGGGCTGAAAACAGATATGGAAAAATTTGCCGGTGCCGAGCATACCTATTGTATCGAGGCGATGATGGGTGATTGTCGGGCACTTCAAGCCGGGACTTCACACAACCTCGGGCAAAATTTTGCCAAAGCTTTCGATGTCACTTTTCAGACAGAAGACAATCGGGAGGAATATGTTTATGCCACCAGCTGGGGCGTTTCCACACGTCTCATTGGTGCCATTGTCATGGTTCATGGCGATGATAAGGGGTTACGCCTGCCGCCTCGCATTGCACCGCACCAGGTGGTGGTGGTCCCCATCGGCAAGAGTGAGGAAGATATGAACGCCGTCTTGGAATATCTCTCCGGGCCGCTTGAAGCAGTTCAGGCTGAAGGTGTCAGGTGTTACGTTGATGACCGCGATGGTGTCACACCCGGATTCAAGTTCAATGAGTGGGAGATGAAAGGGGCGCCGGTACGGCTTGAAGTGGGCAGCCGCGACATGGAAAAAAATGTGGTGACACTGGTGAGACGTGACAGCGGGGAAAAAGTTGCAGTCCCTAAAGATAAATTGGGAGAAGAAATCCCACGATTGCTGGATGAAATTCAGAAATCGCTCTACAATCAGGCAAAAGCATTCCGTGATAAGCACACCTTTACAGTAGAATCATATGATGAATTCAAATCCATCATTGAAGAAATATCGGGATTTGTAAAGTGTGGCTGGGACGGAGATCCCAAAACAGAAGCGGCCATTCAGAAAGAGACCAAGGCTACCATCCGGTGCATTCCATTCGAGCAAAAAGTGGGTGGTCTCAACTGTGTTTATAGTGGCAAGCCTGCAAAATATCAGGTTCTGTTCGGTAAGGCATACTGA
- a CDS encoding glycosyltransferase, which yields MTGYRPKVLLFSTLKKSFIEDDVRLLEEFSDVKWICAHGLFTAARIMWSMLFSNVGIAWFASVYSAFLVFTAHFLRKTSIIIVGGADLITDLHLGYGLLLSPWKRPFIRYALRKATHVLPTSEYLRQTALKVGEYKGHNLSKVPPGLDSNFWQPGNQKENMVLTVAQCTTADRIQIKGVDLLLQVAEKMSNISFQIIGVEETLLSRNSFVVPENVIVSPPMTQEQLLSYYQRSAVYCQLSRVESFGIATAEAMLCGCIPVVTDVGGLPETIGDAGHTVPPENVNAASEAIQKALKEADSSNGEKCRNRATKKFTVEQRKESLKAMVLS from the coding sequence ATGACCGGTTACAGACCCAAGGTTCTCCTCTTTTCCACACTGAAAAAGTCGTTTATAGAAGATGATGTCAGGTTGCTGGAGGAATTCAGTGATGTGAAATGGATCTGTGCACACGGCCTTTTCACTGCAGCACGGATTATGTGGTCCATGCTGTTTAGCAACGTGGGGATTGCGTGGTTTGCCTCTGTTTACAGCGCCTTCCTGGTTTTCACGGCACATTTCTTGCGGAAAACATCCATCATTATTGTGGGGGGTGCGGACCTAATTACAGATTTACATCTCGGCTATGGTCTTCTTCTTTCACCCTGGAAGCGGCCTTTCATCCGGTATGCTTTGAGAAAGGCGACACATGTTCTACCCACTTCGGAATATTTGAGACAAACGGCCTTAAAAGTGGGAGAGTATAAAGGTCATAATCTATCGAAAGTACCTCCCGGTCTCGATAGCAACTTTTGGCAACCCGGCAACCAAAAAGAGAATATGGTCTTAACAGTGGCCCAATGCACCACAGCGGACCGCATCCAAATCAAGGGGGTCGATCTGCTGCTTCAGGTGGCGGAAAAGATGAGCAACATCTCCTTTCAGATCATCGGTGTTGAGGAGACTTTGCTCTCCAGAAACAGCTTTGTCGTGCCGGAGAATGTTATTGTTTCTCCCCCCATGACTCAAGAGCAGTTACTCAGTTACTACCAGCGGAGTGCTGTATACTGCCAGTTGAGCAGGGTAGAATCCTTTGGAATTGCTACAGCTGAGGCCATGCTGTGCGGGTGCATCCCAGTAGTCACCGATGTGGGAGGTTTGCCGGAAACTATAGGCGACGCCGGCCACACTGTCCCACCGGAAAATGTAAATGCCGCCTCAGAGGCTATTCAAAAAGCTTTGAAGGAGGCAGACAGTTCTAATGGTGAAAAATGTCGAAATCGTGCCACCAAAAAATTCACTGTGGAACAGAGAAAGGAATCTCTCAAAGCAATGGTGCTTTCTTGA
- a CDS encoding glycosyltransferase gives MKITLASYHTVNVKHGGPRTQILQTKQHLEDLGHHVKLHETWNGKPDLKSSDLFHLFASNFAVYDLARFLHIEGMPFVTSPIFFTRRSPRVIRWVLRVDTLVRKLAPGIWSDYGFTRDICHWSSAVLPNTESEQSLIIDGLGIPAEKTEVIPNGVEERFLHGDPEPFLEKYEVQDFILNVGHIGVERKNTLSLIRALETIDHPAVIIGKVTDTEEGQACLAETKKNRNLTIIKGLDHDSDLLASAYAAAKVFALPARYETPGIAALEAALAGANIVITPHGGTQDYFREMAIYVDPYSVNDIRAGLERALNAPPDDKLKKHVQSNFLWQRVTEMTANVYQSVLNQ, from the coding sequence GTGAAGATCACCCTTGCTAGTTACCACACCGTCAACGTTAAACACGGTGGCCCCCGCACTCAAATCCTTCAGACCAAACAACATCTTGAAGATTTGGGCCACCATGTAAAGCTGCATGAAACGTGGAACGGGAAACCTGATCTGAAATCATCCGATCTTTTCCATCTTTTCGCCTCCAACTTCGCTGTCTACGATCTAGCCCGGTTTCTCCATATTGAAGGAATGCCCTTTGTTACCAGTCCTATTTTCTTTACACGGCGCTCCCCCCGAGTGATCAGGTGGGTCCTTAGGGTAGACACCCTTGTGAGAAAACTGGCACCTGGGATCTGGTCCGACTACGGGTTCACACGGGACATCTGCCATTGGTCGTCTGCAGTCCTTCCCAACACCGAATCAGAGCAATCTCTGATAATTGATGGATTGGGTATCCCTGCCGAGAAAACAGAAGTGATCCCCAACGGAGTGGAAGAGCGGTTTCTTCACGGTGATCCTGAACCGTTTTTGGAGAAGTACGAAGTCCAAGATTTCATTCTGAATGTGGGTCATATCGGTGTGGAGCGAAAGAATACTCTTTCCCTCATTCGCGCTCTTGAGACAATTGATCACCCCGCAGTCATCATCGGAAAAGTGACTGACACTGAAGAAGGGCAAGCTTGCCTGGCGGAAACGAAAAAAAATAGGAATTTGACCATCATCAAGGGGCTCGATCACGATTCAGACCTTTTGGCATCTGCCTATGCTGCGGCAAAGGTGTTCGCTCTCCCTGCCAGGTACGAAACGCCGGGCATCGCCGCTTTGGAGGCGGCACTGGCAGGAGCAAACATTGTGATCACTCCTCACGGCGGCACCCAAGATTACTTCCGGGAGATGGCTATCTATGTGGATCCTTACTCTGTCAATGATATCAGAGCGGGACTTGAACGGGCCCTCAATGCTCCCCCAGATGACAAACTGAAAAAACATGTCCAAAGTAACTTTCTCTGGCAGCGTGTGACTGAAATGACAGCTAATGTATACCAATCCGTTCTAAATCAGTAA
- a CDS encoding rhomboid family intramembrane serine protease: MRYQYQSSFSRGNYFGPRLFTDAIKLLVSINFVIFVLQTISGQERILFQLFGIVPRNTWSQLMIWQPFTYLFFHGGIWHVLINMFVLWMFGSELETLWGRKEFLKYYFITGVGSGLVTVLFSLNSPVPVVGASGAVYGILLAYGLIFPNRYVYLYFFIPVRVKYFVIFIGGLAFFSSLGTSASNVSHLTHLSGMIIGFAYLKSNVQLDMLKNVLVQQKNSIRKRYIRKKRQQDEDLRLEVDRLLDKINEIGYDGLSENEKKLLYEASQKLAKGEDRN; encoded by the coding sequence ATGCGGTACCAGTACCAGAGTAGTTTTTCCCGGGGCAACTATTTCGGTCCGAGGCTCTTCACTGATGCCATCAAGTTGCTGGTATCCATCAATTTTGTCATTTTTGTGCTTCAGACCATCTCGGGTCAAGAGCGAATCCTTTTTCAACTTTTCGGCATAGTTCCCAGGAATACCTGGTCTCAGCTGATGATCTGGCAGCCGTTCACTTACCTTTTTTTTCACGGAGGAATCTGGCATGTTCTCATCAACATGTTTGTACTTTGGATGTTTGGTTCAGAACTGGAAACACTGTGGGGACGGAAAGAATTCCTAAAATACTACTTCATTACCGGTGTGGGTTCAGGGCTTGTGACAGTATTATTCAGTCTCAATTCTCCTGTTCCGGTGGTGGGTGCGAGCGGTGCTGTCTACGGGATATTGCTTGCTTACGGTCTTATCTTTCCCAATAGATATGTCTATCTCTACTTCTTTATTCCCGTAAGGGTAAAGTATTTTGTTATATTTATCGGCGGCCTCGCTTTCTTTTCATCACTGGGCACAAGTGCATCCAACGTAAGTCATTTAACGCACTTGTCCGGCATGATCATTGGTTTTGCCTACTTGAAGTCTAACGTGCAGCTGGATATGCTAAAGAATGTACTGGTGCAGCAAAAGAACAGCATCCGGAAGCGCTACATTAGGAAGAAGCGACAACAGGATGAAGATTTGCGTTTGGAAGTAGATAGACTACTGGACAAGATCAATGAAATCGGGTACGATGGTCTCTCAGAAAACGAGAAAAAGCTCCTCTACGAAGCGAGCCAGAAGCTTGCTAAGGGTGAAGATAGAAACTGA
- a CDS encoding phosphopyruvate hydratase has protein sequence MSNISQVKARQILDSRGNPTVEVDVLLSDGSFGRAAVPSGASTGTHEAVELRDGDKNFYLGKGVMKAVHKVTGVLGQAVAGHNALDQQGVDELLISCDGTENKSEVGANAILGVSMAVAHAAAAYKGLPLFSYLSNGEATLLPIPMMNILNGGCHADNKVDIQEFMVFPIGASCISEALQMGTETFHHLKSVLGEKGLNTAVGDEGGFAPDLRSNEEAIEVILEAVSRTGYETGSQIYLALDVAASELYDAGRNIYRLASEDRELTSSEMIEFYCELTQKYPIVSIEDGLSEDDWEGWTELHKTLGKKIQIVGDDLTVTNMTRLKKAIDMSAMNAILIKLSQVGSVTETVETMTLARESGMAAVVSHRSGETEDTTIADFSVAMGMGQIKTGSASRTDRICKYNQLLRIEETLGSSATFPGMEVLGHLSEEG, from the coding sequence ATGAGTAACATTTCGCAAGTCAAAGCGAGACAAATTCTCGATTCCCGTGGTAATCCCACTGTGGAAGTTGACGTTTTGCTTTCAGACGGAAGTTTCGGTCGTGCGGCTGTACCATCAGGTGCCTCCACCGGAACTCATGAAGCGGTAGAACTCCGGGACGGCGATAAAAACTTTTATCTTGGGAAGGGTGTAATGAAGGCTGTTCACAAGGTTACAGGTGTGTTAGGCCAAGCAGTTGCAGGCCACAATGCCCTAGATCAGCAGGGCGTAGATGAACTTCTCATCTCATGTGACGGGACAGAAAACAAAAGTGAAGTAGGTGCCAACGCTATTCTGGGTGTCTCCATGGCGGTGGCCCACGCAGCGGCTGCTTACAAGGGGTTGCCACTCTTTAGTTATCTCTCAAATGGAGAAGCAACCCTTCTTCCTATCCCTATGATGAATATTCTGAACGGCGGCTGCCATGCCGATAACAAGGTAGACATTCAAGAATTCATGGTTTTTCCAATCGGTGCTTCCTGCATTTCAGAGGCGCTCCAGATGGGGACGGAGACTTTCCACCATCTCAAGTCAGTTCTTGGTGAAAAGGGCCTCAATACAGCTGTGGGGGACGAAGGCGGTTTCGCCCCTGATCTCCGTTCAAATGAAGAGGCTATCGAAGTTATTTTGGAGGCTGTATCCCGTACGGGCTACGAAACAGGGAGCCAAATCTATCTCGCCCTGGATGTGGCCGCTTCAGAGCTCTATGATGCCGGTCGCAATATTTACCGCCTTGCTTCAGAAGATAGAGAGCTGACAAGTAGTGAAATGATAGAGTTCTACTGCGAACTGACGCAGAAGTATCCTATTGTTTCCATCGAGGACGGGCTGTCAGAAGATGACTGGGAAGGGTGGACGGAGCTCCACAAAACGCTGGGAAAAAAAATCCAGATCGTTGGAGATGACCTTACTGTCACAAATATGACTCGCCTGAAAAAAGCTATCGATATGTCCGCCATGAATGCCATTCTTATTAAGCTGAGTCAGGTGGGCAGTGTAACGGAAACTGTGGAGACCATGACGCTGGCAAGAGAGAGCGGCATGGCGGCTGTGGTGTCTCACCGCTCTGGTGAGACTGAAGACACCACTATCGCTGATTTTTCGGTAGCCATGGGGATGGGCCAGATAAAGACGGGCTCAGCTTCCCGGACTGACCGTATCTGTAAGTATAATCAGTTGCTAAGGATAGAGGAGACACTCGGCAGTTCAGCCACCTTTCCCGGAATGGAAGTGTTGGGGCATCTTTCCGAAGAAGGGTAG
- a CDS encoding glycosyltransferase family 2 protein, translated as MNVSIIVSAYNVADVLGTTLPPLLSQDYSSEKLQIIVVNDASTDETAALLASPEWTDRCEIIHHETNRGRCATRNSGLHAATGDLVIFIDCDIEVADDFVSRHVERHADPQVTGLVSNLQPAMSPLRQKYHRYLFHGRRGAKTVGRDQPLPYRYFILTATSVQLSALEETGEFKQELTGYGIDLHYAYRLWKNFPENLFYEPNIVVKQHKLKTFPLALSDFGDYGKTNLPIILDEFPELGKNMGIDFVNGSNSLKRCAGALLFNPLTRGMGRLLLSLFPSPLCNPFIRYFMVDAVVTGYRLSLKS; from the coding sequence ATGAACGTCTCCATCATTGTCTCCGCCTACAACGTTGCCGATGTCCTGGGCACAACCCTCCCTCCCCTCCTCAGTCAGGACTACAGTTCAGAGAAACTTCAGATCATTGTTGTGAACGATGCATCAACAGATGAGACAGCCGCTTTACTAGCTTCTCCCGAATGGACGGACAGATGCGAGATCATTCACCATGAAACAAACCGGGGCCGCTGCGCCACACGAAATTCAGGCCTTCACGCCGCCACCGGTGACCTGGTCATATTTATCGATTGCGACATTGAAGTGGCGGATGATTTTGTGTCACGCCATGTTGAGCGGCACGCCGACCCGCAGGTGACAGGTCTGGTATCTAATCTTCAGCCTGCTATGTCCCCCTTGCGGCAAAAGTATCACCGCTATCTCTTTCACGGCCGGCGCGGCGCGAAAACGGTGGGCAGAGACCAGCCTCTCCCCTACCGCTATTTCATCCTCACCGCAACATCTGTACAGCTATCAGCACTGGAGGAAACAGGAGAGTTCAAGCAAGAACTAACGGGCTACGGCATCGATCTTCACTACGCTTACCGCCTTTGGAAGAACTTTCCCGAAAATCTTTTCTATGAGCCCAATATTGTTGTGAAACAGCACAAACTTAAAACTTTTCCTCTAGCCTTATCTGACTTTGGGGACTACGGCAAAACCAATCTCCCCATTATATTGGATGAATTTCCTGAACTGGGGAAGAATATGGGCATCGATTTCGTAAACGGCTCAAATAGTTTAAAGCGTTGCGCCGGGGCCTTGCTATTTAACCCCTTAACTCGGGGAATGGGGCGGCTTTTACTGTCCCTTTTTCCGTCCCCCCTTTGCAATCCTTTCATCCGATACTTCATGGTTGACGCTGTTGTGACGGGATACAGGCTTTCCTTGAAATCATAA